One window of Perca fluviatilis chromosome 12, GENO_Pfluv_1.0, whole genome shotgun sequence genomic DNA carries:
- the LOC120569703 gene encoding uncharacterized protein LOC120569703 isoform X2 produces the protein MNDQYSLNVNNIDSLLFQFALQTRELSQKKNDINQQIKVCRADTAERRSYIETIHRDIKKLEEEIRVKQSTVIHNKANARSMKATNSLLLQYEQTLKAELESRKASYNHDMEVYEERIASYRKTFQLHKEYYYQNTLAQKLLVLQAEKEEIECRIKTCDEQITMKLKELDHLAGPAVDSSPDEKLPDSVSGQQHIAEPEKQLDSQTEEESNFSIDISSLHLNQTKNGHRTFVEANAEEIHEENMVQHTTACSPSPEEESNELWSCHPLDEETQPDEMHTEEQETGQEDQVLQSNVSVMEEAEEDEVEEKVVIDEEQTPSEEDNEGVTAFTHSSSQETIPQSSPAEMTAVPSTPSFPFNFSHASSPHQGTSDTKSPAFLFSLNSDPSTSGFSGFGFDVCSSQDEESSFTFTGPFFNEKKTTESKSSACPEFLFGQPEQIEDFQFAFTPKSPQTTNKDTTRDDFPFSFNF, from the exons ATGAACGACCAATATTCTCTTAACGTTAATAATATTGACAGCCTTCTCTTTCAGTTTG CTCTTCAAACTCGGGAGCTTTCCCAAAAGAAGAATGACATCAACCAACAAATTAAAG TTTGTAGAGCTGATACTGCTGAGAGGAGGTCTTACATTGAAACAATCCACAGAGATATCAAGAAACTTGAGGAAGAAATAAGGGTGAAGCAGAGCACTGTGATACATAATAAAGCAAATGCTAGAAG CATGAAGGCGACTAACAGCCTGCTTCTTCAGTATGAGCAGACACTGAAAGCAGAACTGGAGAGCAGAAAAGCCAGCTACAACCATGACAT GGAAGTCTATGAAGAGAGAATTGCAAGCTACAGGAAGACATTCCAGTTGCATAAAGAATATTATTACCAAAATACTCTTGCTCAAAAGCTCCTCGTGCTCCAGGCTGAAAAAGAGGAGATTGAGTGTAGGATCAAGACTTGTGATGAGCAAATAACAATGAAACTGAAGGAGCTGGACCATCTCGCTG GTCCAGCAGTCGATTCTTCTCCCGATGAGAAACTACCAGACAG TGTTTCTGGCCAGCAGCATATAGCAGAACCAGAGAAACAATTAGATTCTCAGACAGAGGAGGAAAGTAATTTTTCCATTGACATCTCTTCTCTTCATCTTAACCAGACAAAG AATGGTCATAGAACTTTTGTAGAGGCAAATGCTGAAGAAATTCATGAGGAAAACATGGTCCAGCATACTACCGCCTGCAGCCCTTCCCCAGAAGAAGAAAGCAATGAGCTGTGGTCATGTCATCCGTTGGATG AGGAAACACAGCCAGATGAGATGCACACTGAGGAGCAGGAAACTGGACAAGAGGACCAAGTCTTG CAGTCCAATGTATCAGTTATGGAGGAAGCAGAGGAGGACGAGGTGGAGGAGAAGGTAGTTATAGATGAAGAGCAGACACCAAGCGAAGAGGACAATGAGGGAGTCACTGCTTTTACTCACTCATCATCTCAAGAAACGATTCCTCAGTCATCCCCGGCAGAAATGACAGCTGTGCCTTCAACCCCATCATTCCCATTTAA CTTTAGCCATGCCAGCTCCCCACATCAAGGCACCTCTGATACCAAATCTCCAGCTTTCCTGTTCTCTCTGAACTCTGATCCTAGCACCTCGGGCTTCTCTGGGTTTGGATTTGACGTGTGCTCGTCACAGGATGAG GAGTCATCTTTCACTTTTACTGGCCCTTTTTTCAACGAGAAG AAAACCACAGAATCAAAGTCATCAGCCT GTCCAGAGTTCTTGTTTGGCCAACCAGAGCAAATTGAAGACTTCCAGTTTGCCTTTACCCCCAAGAGCCCTCAGACAACTAACAAAGATACCACCAGGGATGATTTTCCATTTTCATTCAACTTTTAA
- the pfkla gene encoding ATP-dependent 6-phosphofructokinase, liver type isoform X2: MLLFSSISSHLFSSCLCNTDYNLGGTVIGSARCKAFTTREGRLAAAFNLVKKGITNLCVCGGDGSLTGANIFRSEWSSLLDELVQKGRITDTLARQHGHLNIVGLVGSIDNDFCGTDMTIGADSALHRIMEIIDAIMTTAQSHQRTFVLEVMGRHCGYLALVSALASGADWLLIPEAPPQEGWEDHMCSRLEGSRITGSRLNIIIIAEGAIDRNGKPITSTYVKDLVVQRLGYDTRVTVLGHVQRGGTPSAFDRVLSSKLGMEAVIALLEATPDTPACAIGLSGNRAVRLPLMECVEMTKLVQRAMNEKRFDEAVKLRGGSFEVNWNIYKLLSFEKPVQSESNFSMAILNVGAPAAGMNAAVRSAARLALAQGHKVYAVQDGFQGLANGELSEMEWHSVAGWTGQGGSLLGTKRTLPNKHMEKIVETITKFKISALLVIGGFEGYAGVLELFEARSHYDELCIPMCVIPATISNNVPGTDFSLGADTAVNAAMEGCDKIKQSASGTKRRVFVVETMGGFCGYLATCTGIAVGADAAYIFEDPFNIHDLKTNVEHLTEKMKKDVQRGLVLRNENCHENYTTDFIHRLYSSEGKGIFDCRVNVLGHLQQGGAPSPFDRNFGTKLGVKAIQWISERLNENFRQGRVFANSPDTACVLGLNRKVISFMPVTELKDVTDFEHRMPKVQWWVNLRPMLKMLAKYQTSFCEYVPGEIEHVTQRSISIDSGF; encoded by the exons GGTGGCACTGTGATAGGTAGCGCCCGATGCAAGGCCTTCACAACTCGTGAGGGCAGGCTTGCTGCCGCCTTCAACCTGGTGAAAAAAGGCATcaccaacctgtgtgtgtgtggtggagaCGGCAGCCTCACTGGAGCCAACATCTTCCGCAGTGAGTGGAGCAGTCTGCTGGATGAGCTCGTACAGAAAG GAAGGATCACAGACACTCTAGCAAGGCAGCATGGCCACCTGAACATCGTGGGGCTTGTGGGCTCCATCGACAACGACTTCTGCGGCACTGACATGACCATCGGAGCTGACTCTGCGCTGCATCGCATCATGGAGATAATTGATGCTATCATGACCACTGCACAAAG CCACCAGCGCACCTTTGTTTTGGAAGTCATGGGGCGACACTGTGG ATATCTGGCTTTGGTGTCAGCACTGGCATCTGGGGCGGACTGGCTCCTTATTCCAGAAGCTCCTCCTCAGGAGGGCTGGGAGGACCATATGTGTTCCCGTCTAGAGGGG AGCCGCATAACGGGGTCAAGACTCAATATTATAATCATCGCAGAGGGAGCCATCGATAGAAATGGCAAGCCCATCACCTCAACTTATGTAAAAGAC CTGGTGGTACAGAGGCTGGGTTATGATACCAGAGTGACCGTACTCGGTCATGTTCAGCGAGGAGGAACTCCCTCAGCGTTTGACAGAGTACTG AGCAGTAAGTTGGGAATGGAGGCGGTGATTGCCCTATTGGAGGCCACTCCCGACACCCCAGCCTGTGCCATCGGCCTGTCGGGTAACCGTGCCGTTCGTCTGCCTCTAATGGAGTGTGTGGAGATG ACTAAATTGGTGCAGAGGGCCATGAACGAGAAGAGGTTTGATGAGGCTGTCAAACTGCGTGGAGG GAGTTTTGAGGTGAACTGGAATATCTACAAGCTTCTTTCCTTCGAGAAGCCTGTCCAGTCTGAG AGCAATTTCTCCATGGCTATTCTGAACGTGGGAGCTCCGGCTGCGGGGATGAATGCAGCGGTGAGGTCTGCCGCAAGGTTAGCGCTTGCTCAAGGACACAAGGTCTACGCTGTCCAGGATGGCTTTCAAGGACTTGCCAATGGAGAG ctttCGGAGATGGAATGGCACAGTGTGGCGGGATGGACAGGCCAAGGGGGCTCACTGCTGGGGACAAAACG AACTCTTCCAAACAAACACATGGAGAAGATTGTGGAAACCATCACCAAGTTCAAAATCTCAGCTCTGCTTGTAATTGGAGGGTTCGAG GGGTATGCAGGTGTGCTGGAGCTGTTTGAAGCCCGGAGTCACTATGATGAGCTCTGCATCCCCATGTGTGTAATCCCTGCTACTATCAGCAACAACGTCCCTGGAACTGACTTCAGCCTGGGAGCAGACACGGCTGTCAATGCTGCCATGGAG GGTTGCGACAAGATCAAGCAATCTGCCTCTGGGACCAAGAGAAGAGTGTTTGTGGTGGAGACTATGGGTGGGTTCTGTGGATATCTGGCAACCTGCACCGGTATAGCTGTGGGTGCTGACGCAGCCTACATCTTTGAAGACCCCTTCAACATCCATGACTTGAAG ACCAATGTGGagcatttgactgaaaagatgAAGAAGGACGTCCAGCGGGGTCTAGTATTGAG GAATGAAAATTGCCATGAAAATTACACTACAGATTTCATCCATAGGCTGTACTCATCAGAGGGAAAGGGCATCTTTGACTGCAGAGTCAATGTGCTGGGACACCTTCAGCAG GGAGGGGCACCTTCTCCCTTTGATAGAAACTTTGGCACTAAATTGGGTGTGAAGGCTATCCAGTGGATTTCTGAGAGATTGAATGAAAACTTCCGACAAG GCCGTGTGTTCGCCAACTCACCAGATACAGCATGTGTGCTTGGCCTCAACAGGAAGGTCATCTCATTCATGCCGGTCACCGAACTGAAGGATGTGACTGATTTTGA ACACCGAATGCCCAAGGTCCAGTGGTGGGTTAATCTTCGGCCGATGCTAAAAATGTTGGCCAAGTACCAAACCAGCTTCTGTGAATATGTCCCAGGTGAGATTGAACATGTGACTCAACGCTCCATCAGCATCGACTCTGGGTTCTAG
- the tmem169b gene encoding transmembrane protein 169 produces MAQVEESQTEGEGSPQLISLRSDISGNHMDDGEVGPSIRRKRRKKKDPRPESIIVYRSEMERAPGEDQGGEEGAERSTEEGAKFLCTPTGEGGWSLPPDSRYVTLTGTITRGKKKGQVVDIHLTLTKKELRDLAKSKERLDAECEAGEGSKRNCSLGVCQGPHVVLWSLSCAPVIFLLAFITSFYYGTLTWYNVFLVYNEERTFWHKITICPFLIIFYPMLIMPMALSLALYCAVVQVSWAFSEWWQAVRDLEKGFCGWACGKLGLEDCSPYSIVELLDSDTVSGTLQSKAPSELAQTSSV; encoded by the exons ATGGCACAGGTAGAGGAGTCTCAAACTGAAGGAGAGGGTAGCCCTCAGTTGATTTCCTTAAGATCAGACATATCAGGGAACCACATGGACGATGGAGAAGTGGGACCCTCAataaggaggaagaggaggaagaagaaagacCCGCGTCCAGAGTCCATTATTGTTTACCGCTCTGAAATGGAGAGGGCACCTGGAGAGGACCAAGGTGGTGAGGAGGGAGCAGAGAGGAGCACAGAGGAGGGTGCTAAATTCCTCTGCACACCTACAGGAGAAG GAGGATGGAGCCTTCCTCCAGACAGCCGCTACGTGACCCTGACAGGTACCATCACCCGAGGAAAGAAAAAGGGTCAGGTGGTGGACATTCACCTCACTTTGACAAAGAAGGAACTTAGGGATCTGGCTAAGTCAAAGGAGCGTCTTGATGCAGAGTGTGAGGCAGGAGAGGGCTCTAAACGCAATTGCAGCTTAGGTGTGTGCCAGGGACCCCATGTTGTCCTGTGGAGCCTCTCCTGTGCCCCCGTGATTTTCCTCCTCGCCTTTATAACTTCCTTCTACTACGGCACTCTCACCTGGTACAATGTCTTCCTGGTGTACAATGAGGAGCGAACGTTCTGGCACAAGATTACAATATGCCCCTTCCTCATCATCTTCTACCCCATGCTCATCATGCCCATGGCGCTCTCTCTGGCTCTATATTGTGCCGTGGTGCAGGTGTCCTGGGCCTTCAGCGAGTGGTGGCAAGCTGTGAGAGACCTGGAGAAAGGCTTCTGCGGCTGGGCCTGTGGGAAGCTGGGACTGGAGGACTGTTCCCCCTATAGCATAGTtgagctgcttgactctgatacTGTTTCTGGCACTCTGCAGAGCAAAGCCCCCAGTGAACTTGCCCAGACATCATCAGTGTaa
- the LOC120569703 gene encoding protein SIX6OS1 isoform X1, with product MNDQYSLNVNNIDSLLFQFALQTRELSQKKNDINQQIKVCRADTAERRSYIETIHRDIKKLEEEIRVKQSTVIHNKANARSMKATNSLLLQYEQTLKAELESRKASYNHDMEVYEERIASYRKTFQLHKEYYYQNTLAQKLLVLQAEKEEIECRIKTCDEQITMKLKELDHLAGPAVDSSPDEKLPDSVSGQQHIAEPEKQLDSQTEEESNFSIDISSLHLNQTKILQNGHRTFVEANAEEIHEENMVQHTTACSPSPEEESNELWSCHPLDEETQPDEMHTEEQETGQEDQVLQSNVSVMEEAEEDEVEEKVVIDEEQTPSEEDNEGVTAFTHSSSQETIPQSSPAEMTAVPSTPSFPFNFSHASSPHQGTSDTKSPAFLFSLNSDPSTSGFSGFGFDVCSSQDEESSFTFTGPFFNEKKTTESKSSACPEFLFGQPEQIEDFQFAFTPKSPQTTNKDTTRDDFPFSFNF from the exons ATGAACGACCAATATTCTCTTAACGTTAATAATATTGACAGCCTTCTCTTTCAGTTTG CTCTTCAAACTCGGGAGCTTTCCCAAAAGAAGAATGACATCAACCAACAAATTAAAG TTTGTAGAGCTGATACTGCTGAGAGGAGGTCTTACATTGAAACAATCCACAGAGATATCAAGAAACTTGAGGAAGAAATAAGGGTGAAGCAGAGCACTGTGATACATAATAAAGCAAATGCTAGAAG CATGAAGGCGACTAACAGCCTGCTTCTTCAGTATGAGCAGACACTGAAAGCAGAACTGGAGAGCAGAAAAGCCAGCTACAACCATGACAT GGAAGTCTATGAAGAGAGAATTGCAAGCTACAGGAAGACATTCCAGTTGCATAAAGAATATTATTACCAAAATACTCTTGCTCAAAAGCTCCTCGTGCTCCAGGCTGAAAAAGAGGAGATTGAGTGTAGGATCAAGACTTGTGATGAGCAAATAACAATGAAACTGAAGGAGCTGGACCATCTCGCTG GTCCAGCAGTCGATTCTTCTCCCGATGAGAAACTACCAGACAG TGTTTCTGGCCAGCAGCATATAGCAGAACCAGAGAAACAATTAGATTCTCAGACAGAGGAGGAAAGTAATTTTTCCATTGACATCTCTTCTCTTCATCTTAACCAGACAAAG ATCTTGCAGAATGGTCATAGAACTTTTGTAGAGGCAAATGCTGAAGAAATTCATGAGGAAAACATGGTCCAGCATACTACCGCCTGCAGCCCTTCCCCAGAAGAAGAAAGCAATGAGCTGTGGTCATGTCATCCGTTGGATG AGGAAACACAGCCAGATGAGATGCACACTGAGGAGCAGGAAACTGGACAAGAGGACCAAGTCTTG CAGTCCAATGTATCAGTTATGGAGGAAGCAGAGGAGGACGAGGTGGAGGAGAAGGTAGTTATAGATGAAGAGCAGACACCAAGCGAAGAGGACAATGAGGGAGTCACTGCTTTTACTCACTCATCATCTCAAGAAACGATTCCTCAGTCATCCCCGGCAGAAATGACAGCTGTGCCTTCAACCCCATCATTCCCATTTAA CTTTAGCCATGCCAGCTCCCCACATCAAGGCACCTCTGATACCAAATCTCCAGCTTTCCTGTTCTCTCTGAACTCTGATCCTAGCACCTCGGGCTTCTCTGGGTTTGGATTTGACGTGTGCTCGTCACAGGATGAG GAGTCATCTTTCACTTTTACTGGCCCTTTTTTCAACGAGAAG AAAACCACAGAATCAAAGTCATCAGCCT GTCCAGAGTTCTTGTTTGGCCAACCAGAGCAAATTGAAGACTTCCAGTTTGCCTTTACCCCCAAGAGCCCTCAGACAACTAACAAAGATACCACCAGGGATGATTTTCCATTTTCATTCAACTTTTAA
- the pfkla gene encoding ATP-dependent 6-phosphofructokinase, liver type isoform X1, with amino-acid sequence MSSMDLEKLKMTGAGRAMAVLTSGGDAQGMNAAVRAVTRMGIYVGAQVYLIYEGYQGLVDGGDNIKLANWQSVTNIIQQGGTVIGSARCKAFTTREGRLAAAFNLVKKGITNLCVCGGDGSLTGANIFRSEWSSLLDELVQKGRITDTLARQHGHLNIVGLVGSIDNDFCGTDMTIGADSALHRIMEIIDAIMTTAQSHQRTFVLEVMGRHCGYLALVSALASGADWLLIPEAPPQEGWEDHMCSRLEGSRITGSRLNIIIIAEGAIDRNGKPITSTYVKDLVVQRLGYDTRVTVLGHVQRGGTPSAFDRVLSSKLGMEAVIALLEATPDTPACAIGLSGNRAVRLPLMECVEMTKLVQRAMNEKRFDEAVKLRGGSFEVNWNIYKLLSFEKPVQSESNFSMAILNVGAPAAGMNAAVRSAARLALAQGHKVYAVQDGFQGLANGELSEMEWHSVAGWTGQGGSLLGTKRTLPNKHMEKIVETITKFKISALLVIGGFEGYAGVLELFEARSHYDELCIPMCVIPATISNNVPGTDFSLGADTAVNAAMEGCDKIKQSASGTKRRVFVVETMGGFCGYLATCTGIAVGADAAYIFEDPFNIHDLKTNVEHLTEKMKKDVQRGLVLRNENCHENYTTDFIHRLYSSEGKGIFDCRVNVLGHLQQGGAPSPFDRNFGTKLGVKAIQWISERLNENFRQGRVFANSPDTACVLGLNRKVISFMPVTELKDVTDFEHRMPKVQWWVNLRPMLKMLAKYQTSFCEYVPGEIEHVTQRSISIDSGF; translated from the exons GGTGGCACTGTGATAGGTAGCGCCCGATGCAAGGCCTTCACAACTCGTGAGGGCAGGCTTGCTGCCGCCTTCAACCTGGTGAAAAAAGGCATcaccaacctgtgtgtgtgtggtggagaCGGCAGCCTCACTGGAGCCAACATCTTCCGCAGTGAGTGGAGCAGTCTGCTGGATGAGCTCGTACAGAAAG GAAGGATCACAGACACTCTAGCAAGGCAGCATGGCCACCTGAACATCGTGGGGCTTGTGGGCTCCATCGACAACGACTTCTGCGGCACTGACATGACCATCGGAGCTGACTCTGCGCTGCATCGCATCATGGAGATAATTGATGCTATCATGACCACTGCACAAAG CCACCAGCGCACCTTTGTTTTGGAAGTCATGGGGCGACACTGTGG ATATCTGGCTTTGGTGTCAGCACTGGCATCTGGGGCGGACTGGCTCCTTATTCCAGAAGCTCCTCCTCAGGAGGGCTGGGAGGACCATATGTGTTCCCGTCTAGAGGGG AGCCGCATAACGGGGTCAAGACTCAATATTATAATCATCGCAGAGGGAGCCATCGATAGAAATGGCAAGCCCATCACCTCAACTTATGTAAAAGAC CTGGTGGTACAGAGGCTGGGTTATGATACCAGAGTGACCGTACTCGGTCATGTTCAGCGAGGAGGAACTCCCTCAGCGTTTGACAGAGTACTG AGCAGTAAGTTGGGAATGGAGGCGGTGATTGCCCTATTGGAGGCCACTCCCGACACCCCAGCCTGTGCCATCGGCCTGTCGGGTAACCGTGCCGTTCGTCTGCCTCTAATGGAGTGTGTGGAGATG ACTAAATTGGTGCAGAGGGCCATGAACGAGAAGAGGTTTGATGAGGCTGTCAAACTGCGTGGAGG GAGTTTTGAGGTGAACTGGAATATCTACAAGCTTCTTTCCTTCGAGAAGCCTGTCCAGTCTGAG AGCAATTTCTCCATGGCTATTCTGAACGTGGGAGCTCCGGCTGCGGGGATGAATGCAGCGGTGAGGTCTGCCGCAAGGTTAGCGCTTGCTCAAGGACACAAGGTCTACGCTGTCCAGGATGGCTTTCAAGGACTTGCCAATGGAGAG ctttCGGAGATGGAATGGCACAGTGTGGCGGGATGGACAGGCCAAGGGGGCTCACTGCTGGGGACAAAACG AACTCTTCCAAACAAACACATGGAGAAGATTGTGGAAACCATCACCAAGTTCAAAATCTCAGCTCTGCTTGTAATTGGAGGGTTCGAG GGGTATGCAGGTGTGCTGGAGCTGTTTGAAGCCCGGAGTCACTATGATGAGCTCTGCATCCCCATGTGTGTAATCCCTGCTACTATCAGCAACAACGTCCCTGGAACTGACTTCAGCCTGGGAGCAGACACGGCTGTCAATGCTGCCATGGAG GGTTGCGACAAGATCAAGCAATCTGCCTCTGGGACCAAGAGAAGAGTGTTTGTGGTGGAGACTATGGGTGGGTTCTGTGGATATCTGGCAACCTGCACCGGTATAGCTGTGGGTGCTGACGCAGCCTACATCTTTGAAGACCCCTTCAACATCCATGACTTGAAG ACCAATGTGGagcatttgactgaaaagatgAAGAAGGACGTCCAGCGGGGTCTAGTATTGAG GAATGAAAATTGCCATGAAAATTACACTACAGATTTCATCCATAGGCTGTACTCATCAGAGGGAAAGGGCATCTTTGACTGCAGAGTCAATGTGCTGGGACACCTTCAGCAG GGAGGGGCACCTTCTCCCTTTGATAGAAACTTTGGCACTAAATTGGGTGTGAAGGCTATCCAGTGGATTTCTGAGAGATTGAATGAAAACTTCCGACAAG GCCGTGTGTTCGCCAACTCACCAGATACAGCATGTGTGCTTGGCCTCAACAGGAAGGTCATCTCATTCATGCCGGTCACCGAACTGAAGGATGTGACTGATTTTGA ACACCGAATGCCCAAGGTCCAGTGGTGGGTTAATCTTCGGCCGATGCTAAAAATGTTGGCCAAGTACCAAACCAGCTTCTGTGAATATGTCCCAGGTGAGATTGAACATGTGACTCAACGCTCCATCAGCATCGACTCTGGGTTCTAG